A single genomic interval of Gemmatimonadota bacterium harbors:
- a CDS encoding DUF389 domain-containing protein, producing MTRAEQAEVEARPRTGTRSAIVRLRAALRPLYRLSDTDEEGAVRQIVSQIEFTGGNLYALVLAIVVASVGLNVNSTAVIIGAMLISPLMGPIMGAGLGLGINDLVLVRRSVRNLTIAASASLVTSALYFLVSPLAEAQSELLARTRPTIYDVLIALAGGSAGIIAVTRKGDRGNVIPGVAIATALMPPLCTAGFGLATGNFSFFFGALYLFVINSVFICFATLSVVRLLGFQRVEALDPREAGRRRLLLGVAMGLTILPSVYVGWQVVRETRFESAARRFVEESLVFPDRSVVSTKIVHGRDSSAIETTILGRPLSPETVDNLRLRLANYGLDRARLVIHQPDEGTMAPEQLGQMVRSGILEDLYTRNEAALKSRDARIALLEGELLRVRGAQWPLGDVARELVALYPDVRSIQVGPAVQAARGAAAGDTAQTAVIAWSRLPGAPDRRRVETFLAQRLRLDSLRVAHTLAPRSP from the coding sequence ATGACGCGCGCAGAACAGGCAGAGGTCGAGGCCAGACCCAGGACGGGGACCCGGAGTGCCATCGTGCGCCTGCGGGCCGCCCTGCGTCCCCTGTATCGGCTCAGCGACACCGACGAGGAAGGGGCGGTTCGGCAGATCGTCAGCCAGATCGAGTTCACGGGGGGCAACCTGTATGCCCTCGTGCTTGCGATCGTCGTCGCGTCCGTCGGGCTGAATGTCAACTCCACGGCGGTCATCATTGGCGCCATGCTGATTTCGCCGTTGATGGGTCCCATCATGGGGGCGGGCCTTGGCCTGGGCATCAACGACCTGGTGCTGGTGCGGCGCTCGGTGCGCAACCTGACGATCGCGGCATCGGCAAGCCTCGTGACGTCGGCGCTGTACTTCCTGGTCTCTCCCCTGGCCGAAGCGCAATCCGAGCTGCTCGCACGAACGCGGCCCACCATTTACGACGTGCTCATCGCCCTCGCTGGCGGGAGCGCAGGGATCATCGCAGTCACGCGTAAGGGGGACCGGGGCAACGTCATCCCGGGCGTGGCGATTGCGACGGCCCTCATGCCGCCCCTTTGCACGGCCGGGTTTGGGCTGGCCACCGGGAACTTCTCGTTCTTCTTCGGGGCCCTGTACCTGTTCGTCATCAACTCGGTCTTTATTTGTTTCGCGACCCTCTCGGTCGTACGACTCCTCGGCTTTCAGCGCGTTGAAGCGCTGGATCCGAGGGAGGCGGGGCGCCGGCGCCTCCTGTTGGGAGTCGCCATGGGATTGACGATCCTGCCGAGTGTGTACGTCGGCTGGCAGGTGGTGCGGGAAACGCGCTTCGAGTCCGCGGCGCGGCGGTTTGTGGAGGAGTCCCTGGTATTTCCCGACCGCTCGGTGGTGTCCACGAAGATTGTCCACGGGCGCGACTCGTCGGCGATCGAAACAACGATCCTGGGACGCCCACTTTCGCCGGAGACGGTGGACAACCTGCGCCTGCGACTGGCCAACTACGGGCTGGATCGGGCGCGCCTGGTGATCCACCAGCCGGACGAAGGGACGATGGCGCCCGAACAGTTGGGCCAGATGGTGCGTTCGGGGATCCTCGAGGATCTCTATACGCGAAATGAGGCGGCGCTAAAGTCTCGTGACGCGCGCATCGCACTGTTGGAGGGCGAGTTGCTCCGCGTTCGCGGAGCGCAGTGGCCGCTCGGCGACGTTGCGCGGGAGCTCGTGGCGCTCTACCCGGATGTACGCTCCATCCAGGTGGGGCCCGCCGTCCAGGCGGCGAGGGGGGCGGCCGCAGGAGACACCGCCCAGACCGCGGTGATTGCCTGGAGCCGGCTGCCGGGTGCTCCTGACCGCCGACGAGTCGAGACCTTCCTCGCCCAGCGCCTGCGTCTGGACTCGCTTCGCGTGGCCCACACACTCGCGCCCCGCAGCCCGTGA
- a CDS encoding GNAT family N-acetyltransferase, with protein sequence MIRKPVVPRSTRLSVREVADANDPQLSEAYALLARTFHSSERVSLADWKATLEEKAGGVWTDLAWHLLIAVRGRKVVGLATGTYFGSLNVGMVGYLAIDAGMRSGGLGSRLRQRLRRAFERDAHRLAGVPLAAILGEVSAENPWLRALARRPAVLVLNFPYFQPRLRPSDDPSPFYLYHEAITGPRRPYLAASELRRILYAIWRRGYRIARPLERPAFRLMMRALATRRRIGPVTFPIPAAR encoded by the coding sequence GTGATCCGGAAGCCCGTCGTTCCCAGGTCCACCCGGCTGTCGGTCCGGGAGGTCGCGGACGCCAATGATCCGCAGCTATCGGAGGCGTATGCCTTGCTCGCGCGAACGTTTCACTCGTCGGAGCGTGTCTCCCTGGCGGACTGGAAGGCCACCCTCGAGGAGAAGGCCGGCGGGGTCTGGACCGACCTTGCGTGGCATTTGTTGATCGCCGTGCGGGGACGCAAGGTTGTGGGCTTGGCGACCGGGACCTATTTCGGGAGCCTGAATGTGGGGATGGTGGGGTACCTCGCGATTGACGCCGGGATGCGCTCGGGTGGGCTGGGCTCGCGTTTGCGCCAGCGCTTGCGCCGTGCCTTCGAGCGCGACGCGCACAGGCTGGCGGGGGTGCCGCTCGCGGCGATCCTGGGTGAGGTCAGCGCGGAGAACCCGTGGTTGCGCGCGCTCGCGCGTCGGCCAGCGGTCCTTGTGCTCAACTTTCCCTACTTCCAACCACGGCTGCGCCCGAGCGACGACCCGTCGCCGTTCTACCTCTATCACGAGGCCATCACCGGCCCGCGCCGACCCTACCTCGCGGCGAGCGAGTTGCGCCGGATCCTGTACGCCATCTGGCGGCGAGGGTATCGCATCGCGCGCCCCTTGGAGCGTCCGGCTTTTCGCCTGATGATGCGCGCGCTGGCCACGCGGCGTCGCATCGGGCCGGTCACTTTCCCCATTCCCGCCGCGCGATGA
- a CDS encoding sodium:proton antiporter, whose product MRWIDAPHLTQELLFAVFLPGLLFEAAYHIRWHRLRENARVILALAVPGVVAAIGVTGVITAWIVRGLEVDPTFMLSQGLVFGALIAATDPIAVVALFRTLHVPSRLSLLVEGESLLNDGTAIVLFALILATVTGGTTTVSALTAQFLSTTAGGALIGVAVGLAASHVTKRVDEPTIEITLTVIAAYGAFVAAEQVHASGVIATVASGLVCGNVGRDEGMSPTTLLAVESFWEYLAFALNSIVFLLIGFEVSLGGLASYWREIAVATVAMLVARFFVVAAVTVLLRRTNEAVPRGWTTVLAWGGIRGGLSIVLALGLPRDLPHREQLITMTLGVVLSSILLQGMTMAPLLRRLGLVRKNEDHIALERARAEVRVATGALQEIDQLKARHVVSDGDAEAFRAPYRHRLDAARQAIDTLGRQAGAMERDRHAALRHLLALEARLVGEGYRADEISSEVHEELTREVAGRRIQLETHGVEALPRPHGSASPEPGGPPRREV is encoded by the coding sequence CTGCGCTGGATCGACGCCCCGCACCTGACGCAGGAGTTGCTCTTTGCCGTCTTCCTGCCTGGCCTGCTGTTCGAGGCGGCATACCACATCAGGTGGCACCGGCTGCGCGAGAACGCCCGCGTCATCCTCGCGCTTGCGGTGCCCGGCGTGGTGGCGGCGATCGGAGTTACCGGCGTCATCACCGCGTGGATCGTGCGCGGGCTCGAGGTGGATCCCACCTTCATGCTCAGCCAGGGGCTGGTGTTCGGCGCCCTCATCGCCGCGACTGACCCCATAGCGGTTGTTGCCCTATTTCGAACGCTGCATGTGCCGTCGCGCCTCAGCCTTCTGGTGGAGGGGGAGAGCCTGCTCAACGACGGCACCGCGATCGTGCTCTTTGCCCTGATCCTCGCCACGGTCACCGGCGGGACGACCACCGTGAGTGCGCTGACGGCGCAGTTCCTCTCCACCACGGCCGGTGGCGCTCTGATCGGGGTGGCGGTTGGATTGGCCGCGTCGCACGTCACCAAGCGGGTCGACGAGCCCACCATCGAGATCACCTTGACGGTCATCGCGGCCTACGGCGCGTTTGTGGCCGCCGAACAGGTACACGCGTCGGGGGTGATCGCCACCGTGGCGTCGGGGCTGGTGTGCGGCAATGTCGGCCGGGACGAGGGCATGTCGCCCACTACCCTTCTCGCGGTGGAATCGTTCTGGGAGTACCTGGCCTTTGCGCTCAACAGCATCGTGTTTCTGCTGATCGGATTCGAGGTCTCGTTGGGTGGCCTCGCCTCCTACTGGCGCGAGATCGCGGTGGCGACGGTCGCGATGCTCGTTGCCCGGTTCTTCGTCGTGGCCGCGGTCACGGTGCTGTTGCGTCGGACCAACGAAGCTGTGCCGCGTGGGTGGACCACGGTCCTCGCCTGGGGCGGGATCCGCGGCGGATTGTCCATCGTGCTCGCCCTTGGGCTCCCGCGTGACTTGCCGCATCGGGAACAGCTGATCACGATGACGCTTGGTGTGGTGCTCTCGTCGATTCTCCTCCAGGGAATGACCATGGCCCCCTTGCTGCGCCGTCTGGGGCTCGTCCGAAAGAATGAGGATCACATCGCGCTGGAACGTGCGCGCGCCGAGGTGCGTGTCGCGACGGGCGCGCTCCAGGAGATCGATCAACTCAAGGCCCGCCACGTTGTCAGCGACGGCGACGCCGAGGCGTTCCGCGCACCCTACCGGCATCGCCTCGACGCCGCGCGACAGGCCATCGACACCCTCGGCCGTCAGGCCGGGGCGATGGAGCGAGACCGCCATGCGGCATTGCGGCACCTTCTGGCCCTGGAGGCCCGACTGGTGGGGGAGGGCTATCGCGCGGATGAGATCTCCAGCGAAGTTCATGAGGAGTTGACGCGCGAGGTCGCCGGTCGGCGCATACAACTCGAAACGCATGGGGTCGAGGCGCTTCCACGTCCGCACGGCTCCGCGTCGCCGGAACCCGGGGGCCCACCCAGACGTGAGGTGTAG
- a CDS encoding MarR family transcriptional regulator: MSKLPAEPTVDHQLGPVLDFLRLLWRVNHAMERRSRHMQGRLGVTAPQRMVIRLAGRFPDATASELAALLHLDPGSLSSLLARLEEAGLLNRTADRHDRRRIRVSLTRRGRRLTGDTEETVESAVTAVLAESDPEDIRRVHALMSALAEHLAAPKEPELPPKRRAPARSNRTDGRVR, translated from the coding sequence ATGTCCAAACTGCCCGCGGAACCGACCGTCGATCATCAGCTGGGGCCCGTGCTGGACTTCCTGCGTCTGTTATGGCGGGTGAACCACGCGATGGAGCGTCGGTCGCGACACATGCAGGGGCGCCTTGGGGTCACCGCGCCGCAACGGATGGTGATTCGCCTGGCTGGTCGATTCCCCGACGCAACGGCCTCCGAACTGGCGGCGCTGCTCCACCTGGACCCCGGAAGCCTGTCCAGCTTGCTCGCGCGGCTCGAGGAGGCAGGGCTCCTGAATCGTACCGCGGATCGCCACGATCGACGCCGGATCCGCGTGTCCCTCACACGGCGTGGTCGTCGACTCACAGGGGACACGGAGGAGACGGTCGAGTCCGCCGTCACCGCCGTCCTCGCCGAGAGCGACCCCGAGGATATCCGACGCGTCCATGCGCTCATGTCGGCACTGGCCGAACACCTGGCCGCACCGAAGGAGCCTGAGCTGCCGCCGAAACGCCGCGCGCCCGCGCGGTCCAACCGAACAGACGGGAGGGTGAGATGA
- a CDS encoding amidohydrolase — protein sequence MIVDCHVHLNNYHEQEAVSLASSLDKLQASMAENGVDHALVLTSYLVSPHRPSTAEVVEAIRDIPNLGVVAGVSYTNYRERTLRELADFLAAGLVKGLKLYPGYEPFYPHDRRLQVVYDLAEEFDVPVMIHSGDTYSARGKLKYSHPLEIDEVAVDHPNVKFVICHLGNPWLTDCMEVVYKNPNVYADISGLVLGEFTEAFEDYMAEEIRDVILYAGDPKRFLYGTDWPICSMKSYLNFVRQLNLPEESAAMMLSGNARRLFKLDVPA from the coding sequence ATGATCGTCGACTGCCATGTGCACCTGAACAACTACCACGAGCAGGAAGCGGTGTCCCTCGCCAGCAGTCTGGACAAGCTGCAAGCGTCCATGGCCGAGAACGGGGTGGACCATGCCCTGGTCCTCACCAGTTACCTGGTGAGCCCACACCGCCCGAGCACGGCCGAGGTGGTGGAAGCCATTCGCGACATCCCGAACCTGGGGGTGGTCGCCGGGGTCAGCTATACCAACTATCGGGAGCGTACGCTCCGCGAATTGGCCGACTTCCTGGCCGCCGGGCTGGTGAAGGGGTTGAAGCTGTACCCGGGGTATGAACCCTTCTATCCGCACGACCGGCGCCTGCAGGTGGTCTACGACCTTGCGGAGGAGTTCGACGTCCCGGTCATGATTCACTCGGGGGACACCTACTCCGCCCGCGGGAAGCTCAAGTATTCCCATCCCCTCGAGATCGATGAGGTGGCGGTGGATCACCCGAACGTGAAGTTCGTGATCTGCCACCTCGGGAACCCGTGGTTGACCGATTGCATGGAAGTGGTCTACAAGAACCCGAACGTCTACGCGGATATCTCGGGGCTGGTGCTAGGGGAGTTCACCGAGGCGTTCGAGGACTACATGGCGGAAGAGATCCGCGACGTCATCCTGTACGCCGGGGATCCGAAGCGCTTCCTGTACGGCACGGACTGGCCGATCTGCTCCATGAAATCCTACCTGAACTTCGTGCGTCAGCTCAACCTTCCGGAGGAGTCGGCCGCCATGATGCTATCCGGCAATGCCCGCCGGTTGTTCAAGCTGGACGTGCCGGCGTAG
- a CDS encoding cation:proton antiporter, with translation MADEATPELAYLLLVFGLFVVPKFLQRYRLPSAVTSLALGAFVSLGLHLFTQDATIQLFATLGIVALFLFAGLEVDFRELQREMTVLTWHLGIQLVLLGVVTWMLASLVPLQGRAAALVALALLTPSTGFILDSLPSFGLSGREQFWVKSKAISTELVALAVLFVVLQGDDIQRLGISFLTLGGLVVVVPLAFLLFARTILPFAPKSEFAFLVIVALVCAFVTRRLGVYYLVGAFLVGVSAQRFRRELPALASEKMLHAVEVFASFFVPFYFFKAGLHLERSDLTWTTFAVGAGLLVVAVPLRVVTTALLRRMALREQWRDAVRVSTPLLPTLVFTLVIAEILRERFVLPPWLFGALVFYTVLNTIIPGLLLHAPAAEPDLIVAGDAPDEGVAPLVPQPNQP, from the coding sequence ATGGCCGACGAGGCAACCCCGGAACTCGCCTACCTGCTCCTGGTCTTCGGGTTGTTTGTCGTGCCGAAGTTCCTGCAGCGGTATCGCCTGCCGAGCGCGGTCACCAGTCTCGCGCTCGGGGCGTTCGTGTCGCTCGGCCTCCACCTCTTCACGCAGGACGCCACGATCCAGCTCTTCGCCACGCTGGGGATTGTGGCGCTCTTTCTGTTCGCCGGTCTCGAAGTGGATTTTCGCGAGCTGCAACGGGAGATGACGGTGCTCACCTGGCACCTGGGGATTCAGCTTGTCCTGCTTGGCGTGGTTACCTGGATGTTGGCCAGCCTGGTGCCGCTGCAAGGGCGCGCGGCCGCCCTGGTGGCGCTGGCCCTCCTCACTCCCTCCACGGGGTTCATCCTGGACTCCCTCCCAAGCTTTGGGCTCAGCGGACGCGAGCAGTTCTGGGTGAAGTCCAAGGCGATCTCGACCGAGCTGGTGGCCCTCGCGGTGCTGTTCGTCGTGCTCCAGGGCGATGACATCCAGCGCCTGGGGATCTCCTTTCTGACGCTAGGGGGGTTGGTGGTCGTGGTCCCGCTCGCGTTTCTCTTGTTCGCGCGCACGATCCTGCCCTTTGCGCCAAAGTCCGAATTCGCCTTCCTGGTGATCGTCGCACTGGTCTGTGCCTTCGTCACCCGACGACTCGGAGTGTACTATCTGGTCGGCGCCTTCCTCGTGGGCGTCTCGGCGCAGCGATTCCGGCGCGAACTTCCGGCGCTGGCGTCGGAAAAGATGCTGCACGCGGTAGAGGTCTTTGCGTCGTTCTTCGTGCCGTTCTACTTCTTCAAGGCCGGGCTGCACCTCGAGCGCAGCGACCTGACCTGGACAACCTTCGCGGTTGGGGCCGGACTCCTGGTGGTGGCCGTGCCGCTGCGGGTGGTCACCACGGCATTGCTGCGTCGCATGGCGCTGCGTGAGCAGTGGCGCGACGCCGTGCGGGTGTCCACCCCACTCCTCCCCACACTGGTGTTCACGCTCGTGATCGCGGAGATCCTGCGTGAGCGCTTCGTCCTTCCCCCGTGGTTGTTTGGGGCACTGGTCTTCTATACGGTCCTGAACACGATCATCCCCGGATTGCTGCTGCACGCGCCGGCGGCCGAGCCTGACTTGATTGTAGCCGGCGACGCGCCCGATGAAGGGGTGGCGCCGCTCGTCCCCCAACCGAACCAGCCTTGA
- a CDS encoding ion transporter, with translation MSAPLTAPPRAPWRVRLHTVIFGHETTAGKAFDVALLVAIVASVGAVMADSVPSLRSTWGTPLRIAEWTFTLLFSIEYVLRLACAERPTRYATSFFGLIDLAALLPTYLSLVAPGSQYLIVIRGLRVLRVFRILALAEYVGEAEFLVRALRDSRRKIAIFMATVATLTVMLGTLMYLIEGARSGFTSIPTSIYWTIVTITTVGYGDITPQTPFGQSLAAVIMLLGYAIVAIPTGIVTAELGRGRQRRVDCPRCPTSQHALDAAFCRRCGEALAADPPGARDPSTTPARPA, from the coding sequence ATGAGCGCCCCCCTCACCGCGCCGCCCCGCGCGCCCTGGCGCGTCCGACTGCACACCGTGATCTTCGGCCACGAGACCACAGCCGGGAAGGCGTTCGACGTCGCCCTCCTCGTTGCCATCGTGGCCAGTGTGGGTGCCGTGATGGCCGACTCCGTGCCGTCGCTTCGCTCCACCTGGGGCACACCCCTGCGCATCGCCGAGTGGACCTTCACGCTCCTGTTTTCGATCGAGTACGTGTTGCGGTTGGCGTGCGCCGAGCGGCCGACGCGATATGCCACCAGCTTCTTTGGACTGATCGACCTTGCGGCACTGCTGCCCACCTACCTCAGCCTCGTCGCCCCGGGGAGTCAGTACCTCATCGTCATCCGGGGCCTGCGAGTGCTGCGTGTCTTCCGCATCCTCGCCCTCGCCGAGTACGTCGGTGAGGCCGAGTTCCTTGTCCGTGCGCTCCGCGATAGTCGGCGGAAGATCGCGATCTTCATGGCCACGGTCGCGACATTGACCGTGATGCTCGGGACGCTCATGTACTTGATAGAAGGGGCGCGGTCCGGCTTCACCAGCATCCCGACGAGCATCTACTGGACCATCGTCACCATCACGACCGTGGGATACGGGGACATCACCCCGCAGACACCATTCGGGCAGTCACTGGCCGCTGTCATCATGCTGTTGGGCTACGCGATCGTAGCGATCCCGACCGGCATTGTCACGGCGGAACTCGGGCGCGGGAGGCAGCGGCGCGTCGACTGTCCGCGGTGCCCAACCAGCCAACACGCCCTCGATGCCGCATTCTGCCGACGATGTGGCGAGGCCCTCGCTGCGGACCCGCCGGGCGCACGCGATCCCTCGACTACGCCGGCACGTCCAGCTTGA